In Nitrososphaerota archaeon, one genomic interval encodes:
- a CDS encoding VOC family protein, with translation MRLLHTSITVKDMDTSIRFYTENLGLRLVKRLEIPENNAEIAFLEDGETSNQIELTFWRNKREYTEGDQLDHIGLQVNDLDRVVKELRRKGVTVKKEPFSFNNGESRIAFITDPNDIWIELIQRR, from the coding sequence ATGAGGCTTCTACACACCTCGATTACTGTCAAAGATATGGACACGTCGATCCGATTCTACACAGAAAACCTCGGGCTTAGGCTAGTTAAACGACTAGAGATTCCTGAGAATAATGCAGAGATAGCGTTTCTTGAAGATGGAGAGACGTCTAATCAGATCGAACTAACCTTCTGGCGTAACAAACGAGAATACACTGAGGGAGATCAGCTTGACCACATTGGGTTACAAGTTAATGATCTCGATAGAGTCGTCAAGGAGCTTCGACGAAAAGGCGTTACCGTCAAGAAGGAGCCGTTCAGCTTCAACAACGGCGAGAGCCGAATTGCGTTCATCACCGACCCAAACGATATCTGGATTGAATTAATCCAGAGAAGGTAG
- a CDS encoding Xaa-Pro peptidase family protein has product MSFTAQRIRKVFQKIGEDSAVDAVLIQNAIEPHVDQAFFYFTGLESGIFENCVFLAYPDGDAVLYTSSLEAESALEGKNRFKVVVFDDYADLESRLKEATSGAERIGVNAQELTYRNLLRLKKGLRPVKFRDVSDAVAAARLVKDEDEILRLRKAAEITSRVWKEVVPMLRAGILEDEVKAQICYLLMKEGASLSFESIVAFGAESAEPHYLGGEGRLKRGDFALFDFGGRYQRYCADMTRTIVFGRASAEQRRMYEAVLEANREGLGAVKAGVTADDVHRQVSDVIDRAGFNGRFIHSTGHSLGLSVHDGARLGAYSKLVLEEGMVFTVEPGVYIPGVGGVRIEDDVVVKRGGCEVLTSAGRELMEL; this is encoded by the coding sequence ATGAGCTTCACCGCTCAGCGTATCCGCAAGGTCTTCCAGAAAATCGGGGAGGACAGTGCGGTTGACGCTGTGCTTATTCAAAATGCTATAGAGCCTCATGTTGATCAGGCATTCTTCTATTTTACAGGACTTGAATCCGGGATTTTTGAGAACTGCGTCTTCTTAGCCTATCCTGACGGTGATGCGGTTCTTTACACCTCTTCGCTAGAGGCGGAGAGTGCTCTAGAAGGAAAGAATCGGTTTAAGGTGGTTGTGTTTGATGATTACGCTGATTTAGAGAGCCGTTTGAAGGAGGCGACATCAGGAGCTGAGAGAATTGGTGTGAACGCGCAGGAGTTAACCTATCGAAACCTTCTGCGGCTCAAAAAGGGGTTGCGGCCTGTCAAGTTTCGGGATGTTAGTGATGCGGTTGCGGCTGCGAGGCTGGTCAAGGATGAGGATGAGATTTTGAGGTTAAGGAAGGCCGCGGAGATCACCAGCAGAGTTTGGAAAGAGGTGGTGCCGATGCTGAGGGCAGGGATCTTGGAGGATGAGGTTAAAGCACAGATATGCTATTTATTGATGAAGGAAGGAGCATCTTTGTCGTTCGAATCGATTGTGGCCTTTGGAGCAGAGTCAGCTGAACCTCATTATCTCGGCGGTGAAGGCCGATTGAAGCGTGGTGACTTCGCGTTGTTTGACTTTGGTGGTCGTTACCAGCGTTATTGTGCCGATATGACACGAACTATAGTATTCGGCCGCGCTTCGGCTGAGCAGCGGCGAATGTACGAAGCAGTGTTAGAGGCTAACAGGGAAGGGTTGGGTGCAGTGAAGGCGGGGGTGACGGCGGATGACGTGCATCGACAGGTCTCTGATGTGATTGATAGAGCAGGTTTTAACGGGCGGTTTATTCACTCTACTGGCCATTCGCTGGGTCTTTCGGTTCACGATGGGGCTAGACTCGGAGCCTATTCGAAATTGGTTTTAGAGGAGGGTATGGTCTTTACAGTCGAGCCCGGCGTATACATCCCAGGGGTTGGGGGAGTGCGTATTGAGGATGACGTGGTTGTTAAGCGTGGAGGCTGCGAGGTACTCACTTCAGCAGGAAGGGAGTTGATGGAGTTATGA